The genomic stretch CCATGGGGTTAGAGCCCGCATGGCTGACGTCATACGCTTGGAGAAACTGGTCAGCAGCAATCGTTCCTGGGGAATGGCGAAGCGGTGCAATAGCCTCTGTAGGCTGGCCAAGTGTTTGCTCATTGTCGTTTTATCAGGGACACGGTGGTATTTCAATTCGAGATTGAGTCCGAGTTCAGTTTGTCCCACGAATGCGAGCACGGATTCAAGGGCAGGCGGTGAGAACGCCAGTTTGCTGTGTGCGTGACACAAGGACAGCGTGGCAATACGTTGCCATGGCAGGTGGCAGGCCATGTCGCTTGGCCCAGCAAAACGAAGAAAATTTCGATCATGAAAGAGAAAAGGCACGCCGTCTGCACTCCATTGGACATCCACTTCGGCCCACGAAAATCCTGCATCAATGGCATTTCGCAATGCATCAATGGTGTTTTCCGGGGCGTGTTTGGTAAAACCTCGATGTGCGATCAGCGTTTCATTGAACATAAGGGCTGCGATTCGCTGTGGCCTTTGTTATGTTTATCACGAATGGTGCATAAAGAATAAGAAAAATGATCAATCGTATTTGGCTTTTGCTGTTGTCGTTCGCCGGTCTCGGCATGCTGTATGAGTTGGCCCACGGGCATTGGGAGGTGATTAACCAAAGCGTTGATGCGCTGTTTGATTCAGTGCGTCTGGCGGTGGAGATCACGATTGGGTTGATTGGCCTGTTGTGCTTGTGGCTTGGTGTCCTACGCATCGGTGAGCATGCTGGTTTGCTGACCCATCTTGGACGAGTCGTCGAGCCATTTTTTCACTGGCTGATTCCGGAACTGCCGCGCAAACATCCCGCTTTCGGGCAAATGGCGTTTAATATGGCGGCTAACGCCCTTGGCTTGGACAATGCGGCAACTCCCAGTGGATTGGCGGCAATGAAGAGCTTACAAACCTTAAACCCCAGCAGCGTAAAGGCATCCAAGGCGCAAAGCCTATTTCTTGTGCTCAATGCCTCCAGTCTGACGATTTTCCCTGTCACGATCATTCTCTATCGTGCGCAGATGGGCGCGGCACAGCCTGCCGATGTTTTTCTGCCCATTTTGATGGCGACTTCAGCATCGACCCTTGTCGGTTTATTGGTCGTGGCCATGCTGCTTCGTCTGCCTATCTGGCAATGGAAGGTTATGGTGACCCTGGGTTCTGTGCTGTTGCTGTTTGTCGCAGTCTATTGGGGGTTGTCGGGTTTGCCACCATCACAGCTTGCCATGGTCTCGTCTCTGTTGGGCAATGGCTTCCTGTTAGTGCTCTTGGCCGCTATCTTGTTACTTGCGGTTCGGCGTCGAGTGAATGCATTTGAGTCGTTTATTCACGGGGCACGTGAAGGATTTGAACTGGCCATCAAGATATTGCCCTACTTGGTGGCGATGCTTGCTGTCATCGGCTTGCTTCGGGCCTCAGGTGTTTTGTCGGCGATAGAAACTGCGTTGGCTGGTCTATGCGGTTGGTTGGGGGTGGACACTGAATTTGTCGCCGCAATTCCTACCGCGCTTATGAAACCCTTATCGGGGAGCGGGGCGCGCGCGATGATGCTAGACGTGATGAATGCGCATGGTGTGGACTCTTTAGCCGCACGTATTGCGTCGATTGTGCAGGGCAGTACCGAAACCACGTTTTATGTCATGGCGCTATACTTGGGCGTGGTGCGCCTGACGCGAGCGAGGGCGGCACTTTTAGCCTCTCTGGCGGCTGATTTGGCCGGCATTGTGACCGCAATTTTGGTGGGCTACTGGTTCTTCAGCGCCTAGGTAAGGGAGCACTATCGGTCTTCTCCCGATGAGAAGTGGGATTGGCTGTTTCGGGTCGAAAGGGCAGTGGTTTTGTCACAAATGTCAAGAAAAAATCCACAGAAATTTAGATGTCATATTTGTCGTGAATTTATACGAAAGATAGCGAACTTTTTTCAAATTGTTTTTTAAAAGGCGCGCATAACCAATTGATTTATATAGATATTTTGTTGTTGTGCAAAAAATAACCAGTTTTCCGCAGGCCTAAGAGTTTCGCGGCTTGTCGAGGCTTTTTGGCAAGCTATCCCCAGAGTTATCCACAGAACTTGTGGAAAGTTGACAATATTATGATAAGTCCTTGATCGCACGTGCGACTGTATAGGTTTTGCCCTGTTTAAGCTTTTTATAGTTGCCAAATTGTTCGACAAATTGACGTTTGATGTACTTGGCAAGTCCAGCAATGGTGACAACCACCAGTGTGCCATTCGGTTTCAGCGCTTGGTAGGCGTCATATACGAAGATGGTGAGCAATTCGTTGCCTACCTTGGCAGGCAGATTTGAGACGATCAGATCAAATTTTTCATCTGGTGCCACCGCTTCGAAGCCGTTACTTAGCCGGACATCAACGTTCGTCAGTCGGTTGAGCTCGGCATTTTTTTGAGCATATTTCACAGCCACAAAGTCTTTGTCGAGCAACACAGCCCGACCTTGAGGTGCGCGTTTGGCCAATGTCAGGCCAAGTGCGCCGTAGCCACACCCTAAATCTGCAATATGGGCATCTTCGGCCACCTGCACTTGATCAAGTAACATGGCACTACCCTCATCAATTTGGCGGGGGGAAAATAGACCCCAAGTGGTTTGGAAGCGCATCTCGACGCCACATAAGGTGCGTACGATCGTTCGGTCTTTGCGAAGTGTCTCGATCAATTGTGGATTGATTGCCATAGCGTTATCCCAATTAACAATGTGGCCGTGTTGTAACACAAAAAATTCTGCGATGCCATTTGGCGTGACTTGTTGAAGCAGGCTACAATAACGACCCGTTTAAATTGGCGAAGGTATCCCGTGAAGTGGCAGCGAACGGCAGCCGCCGTGCTCGGCTTTCTGGGGGTGTTACTGGGCGCGTTTGGGGCGCATCGGTTAAAGTCGATTGTCCCAGCAGATGCGTTGGAGATTTGGAAAACCGCAGTGTTCTACCATTTGGTGCACGCCCCTGTGTTATTGTGGCAAACACGCTATGATAGCCGCTTTGCACGCTGGACATTCCTGTGTCTGTTCGCAGGCGTGTTGTTGTTCAGTGGCAGTCTTTATTGGCTTGTCTGGTCTGGGATACGGTTTTGGGGCTGGCTGACACCGTTTGGTGGGGTGTTAATGCTTGTCGGCTGGGGAATGCTTGCCTGGCAATCTTTTCACGTGAAAGTGTGATCGAAAGAGGTGTGGCGTAGTGATGTCAAAAGGGCCGGTATATCGAATTACTTTTATCAATCAAGGGCAAGTCTACGAAATTTACGCGCGTGAAGTGCATCAAAGCAATTTGTGGGGGTTTTTGGAAGTCGAGAAACTGCTGTTTGGTCAGTCGTCGAGCCTTGTTGTCGATCCGGGCGAAGAAAAATTGAAGGCCGAGTTTGACGGTGTTGAGCGAACCTACATCCCCATGCACTCGGTGGTCAGAATCGACGAAGTAGCCCGGCAGGGCACACCAAAAATCAATGAAATCAAAGGGGATAAAATTACCCCATTTCCCATGATGATGCAGCCGAAAAAAGATGTCTGATTCGCAAATGCCTGAGTTACTGCTCGGCAAACCAACCCATTATGATCAGGATTATTCGCCGGACTTGCTCGTCTCGGTCCCGCGGCAACAGCAGCGTGCCACTCTGAAGCATGTGGCCCCTTTTGGCTATGATGTCTGGAATGCGTACGAAGTCTCTTGGCTAACGCCGAATGGCCTGCCTGTGGTGCGGCTTGCGCGTTTGATTTTTCCGGCAGAAAGCCGAGCGCTCATCGAGAGCAAGTCCCTCAAGCTCTATTTGAATTCATTCAATATGACAACGTTTTCTTCCGATCAGGACGTTCGGGAGACGATTCGAAACGATCTTTCCAAGGCGGTCGAGGCACCTGTCGATGTCCAGCTGTTTGGGCTGAATGCGCTGAGTGAATGGGCGGTGGGTGCACCGCAGGGGATTTGTCTCGATACGTTGGAGACGAACTGTCACCATTATGCCTACCGACCGGAAATTTTGCAGACCGCTCCTCGAGGTGATTGGAACGAAGAGACCTTATTTAGCCATCTGCTTCGCTCCAATTGTTTGGTGACAGGGCAGCCTGATTGGGCAACGGTGCACATTGTCTATACAGGCTATCGCATTGAGCACACGAGTTTACTGCAATATTTGGTCAGTTACCGACAGCATCGAGAGTTTCACGAGCACTGTGTCGAACGAATATTTTCCGATATATGGACCCTAGGGGGGATAGACAAACTTGTGGTTCGGGCGCAATACACACGCCGTGGCGGGCTGGATATCAATCCAGTTCGGTCAAGTCAGCCGATTCCAATCACATTTTCTCGTTGGATTCGACAGTAAGTCATCGGAATGTAAAAAGCCCGGCAGTGCCGGGCTTTCATGTACTTGGCTTGGCCTTAGAGATTTTCGCTGCCTTCCAATTCCTTTTTCAGGGCACCTTGTTCGGTTTCCTCATGCACGCCACTTTCGGCACCATGCATCCACCGAATCAACATCGGCGAAATCAGCCACATGATGATGGCCGAGACAATCGCGGTAATGGCGATCCCGGCAAAAATGGCCATGGCGTTTTCAATCATCTGCGCTTCACTAACTTCCGCACCGTGACCAACACCGACCAGCGAGCCGACAAAACCGGCCACATAGTTGGCCAAGCCAGTGAATACAAACCAGACCCCCATCAATACGCTCGCCAGGCGAAGCGGTGCCAGTTTCGTGACCATGGATAGGCCAATGGGTGACAAACAAAGTTCGCCCATGGTGTGGAAGAAGTAAGCGGCAACCAACCATCCCATAGAGGTTTTTACCGACGGATCCCCGCCTTGTTCTAAGACCGCGCCGATCATAAACAAGAAGCCAACGCCTAAGAGAAACAGTCCAAAACCGAACTTCACAGGCGATGATGGTTCCTTGTCACCCAGTTTGCCCCAGAACCAAGCGAATAAGGGGGCAAAGGTGAATATGAAAAATGGATTGAGCGATTGGAACCAAGTGGTGGGCACTTCAAAGGCAAGGGCGTCGATGGTACGGTCAGTGAACTTGTTGGTATAGAGGTTCATCAAGCCACCAGCCTGTTCAAAGCCTGCCCAGAAAATGATGGTGAACACGCCCATGATGAAAATGACCTTGATACGGTCAAACTCAACTTTGGTCAACGGTTCGAATTTGTCGCTGTTGGACTCTCTTTGGCTGCGTTTGGCGGCTGGTTCAATGCCGATAGGGCCAAGCAGTTTGCGAGCAAAAAGCATTTGAATCAACAGGCTCAACACCATGCCAATGCCAGCGCAAATAAAGCCAGCCTGCCAGTTGCCGTCAAATGCCTCAACCACCGAGCCAACCACGATCCCCGAGAGGAAGGCCCCAAGGTTGATGCCCATATAGAAAATAGTGAAGGCACCATCCCGACGGTGATCGCCTTCTTCATAAAGATCACCTACCATCGTCGAGATGTTCGGTTTAAACAAGCCATTGCCTGCAATCAGGAACGCCAAGCCTGCATAGAAAACTTCGACTTCCTTCCCAGGCACCCAAGCATGCGGTGTACCGAGCAAAAATTGACCGATGGCCATCATGAAACCTCCAATAATGATGGCTTTTCGTTGACCTAAATACTGATCGGCCAACCAGCCGCCAATGAGTGGCGTCAAGTACACCAAGCCGGTAAAAATGCCATACAGGTTAAGTGCGTCGGCGCTGCTCCAGCCGAGGCCACCTTCCTGTACTTTGGTGGTCAGGTAGAGCACCAAGATGGCGCGCATGGCGTAATAGGAGAAACGCTCCCACATTTCTGTGCCAAAGAGGAGAAACAAAGCTTTGGGGTGGCCAAACATGGTCCCCTGATTTCTTATTCGTTCAATACTCATGGAACTGGGCTCCGTTTGTTGTTATCAAGTGATGCGTGGACAATCCCTCAACTTGAGAGGGCTAAAGGTACCGATTTTTAGGCGTTGTCGTCAATTGCAATTGACGACTCCGGGGGATTGGGGCCGGTGTAGCGGATATCAAGCACTTCAACCCATTTAGTTTGTCCCGCCGCAACAAAAGTGACCTCACTGCCAATGCATTTGCCTAATAGCGCTCGGGCCAGTGGTGAATGAATGCTGATATAGCCACAACTGGCGTCCGCTTCATCGCGACCTACCAGTCGGTACCAAGCGCTTTTGCCTGCTTCATCCTCAATTTTGACCCAGGCGCCGAAGTAAATTCGGCTCTGGTCATTTGGCAGTCGATCAACGATACGCAGTGCATCGAGTCGCTTTTGCAGATAGCGAATGCGACGGTCAATTTCACGTAATTTCTTTTTACTATAAATATACTCCGCGTTCTCTGACCTATCCCCTTCGGCGGCGGCATCGGACACACGTTGAGTCCATTCGGGACGTTCAACCCGCCATAAGTGTTCAAGCTCTTGAGACAGCTTCTTGTATCCTTCTGGCGTGATATAGTCCGTGTTCATAACCTATGGAACTTTTTGGCCTTTGCCGTACATTGTAATGAAAGATTCATTGGACGGGGAGCATGAACCAGTGGTGTGGCGGTGCCCTATTCCAGGCGTGTCGGCCGTTTTGTTGTGCGAAAACTGGTTAGTGCCAGAGCGCGCGTGGCATTTGTTGTTTTGGCTGCGTTATCATGTTGATTGGCAGCAGCTTCCGGTGCGTGTTTTCGGGCGACGTTACTGGCAACCCAGGTTGTGTGCGTTTGTGGGGCGAAGCGAGACACTTTCTTATCAATATTCAGGTTTAACGCTACAGGCACAGCCATGGCCGATGCCGATTGCACAGCTTGCGGAACAACTGTATGCCGACTGCGCCATCAGCTTTAATGCCTGCCTATTGAACCTGTATCGCCATGGCGAGGATCGGATGGGGATGCATTCGGACAACGAGCCGGAGCTGGGCAGTGCACCGCACATTGCGATTGTCAGTTTGGGGGGCGACAGGTTTTTAAAAATGAAGCATCGGCGCAGTGGTCAAAGCGTGCGTATCTCGTTGCCGCATGGCTCATTGTTATGGATGCGCCCGCCCTGCCAACGCGACTGGCAACATGGCATTGGACGTCAGGCAAGGGCGAAGCCGCGCATTAGTTTGACGTTCCGAACAATTATTGACGAAATTGGAGATGAACGATGAAAGTTGAGGCAGTTCGTGTCGTAAGTCAAACACCGGGTCAAGCGGCCATGGTGACACAAATTGACCGTGACAGCATTGGCGCCGGCGAGGTGCTGATCAAGGTGCATTATTCTGGCATCAATTATAAAGACGCTTTGGCGGTCACTGGCCGCGGCAAAATTGCGCGGCGGTTGCCGCTCGTAGCCGGCATTGACCTCGCTGGCGAAATTGTCGCGTCCGATGACCCGGATTATGCTCCGGGGACTTTGGTGCTCGCCAATGGTTGTGGACTGGGTGAAACTCATGATGGGGGCTTTGCTGAATTTGCCAGATTGCCGTCTGATTGGGTGATTCCCCTTCCAGAGGGACTTAGTCTGCGCGAAGCCATGATTTTGGGGACGGCCGGTTTTACGGCGGCGTTGGCGTTACATCGAATGGAAGTCAATGGCCAAAACCCGGCGATGGGTCCTCTGGTGGTCACAGGCGCCACTGGCGGGGTGGGTGCCTTCGCCGCACGGTTAGCCATGAAAGCTGGTTACGAGGTGGTGGCGGTCTCAGGGCGTGTGCCGTTACATGATTGGCTGCGTCGTCTGGGTATTACGCAGGTCGTGACGCCAGAAGCATTGTCGCTTTCGGATGCTCCACTTCAGACTGCGCGTTTTGGTGGCGTCATCGACAATGTCGGCGGCCCATTGCTGGCCAAGTTGATCAGTAGCGTGCAATTGTGGGGCAATGTCGCTAGCATTGGCTTAGCCGCGTCGGCGGAGTTATCGACGACGGTATTTCCCTTTATTCTGCGTGGCGTGTCCTTGCTGGGTGTCAGTTCAGCCAACTGTCCAATGGTCCTTAGGCGTGCGCTTTGGGAGCGTCTTGCCGAGGATTGGAAACTGGACAACTTGGAGCAACACGTGGTCAAAGAAGTGTCGTTGGCAGAAGTGCCTGAGGCTGCTGAGCAACTTCTGGCACGCAAACTAAAAGGGCGGGTGTTGGTGCGCGTCACACCGTCACAGTAACGCCGTCTGCCAGGGCGTTGAGTACGGCGAATGTTGCTTGACTTAGCGCATGGCTGGCGGCCTCCAGGTTGGCTAGAAATTGGGTTTCGGATGGCGCCGGTTGGTCGAGTAAATTGGTAATGGATTTGATCGCTACGACCGGCGTTCGGTAAAAGCGTGCCACCCAAGCGATGGCCGCAGCTTCCATTTCCTTCGCTACCGCATCGAAGTGTTTTATCATATGAAGGTCTGAGTCGCTGCGCTTAAGGCTTCCGCCAGTTGAAATCACGCCTTGTGGTAACCCGGTTCGTTCGGCCAGTGCATCGGTATTGGCGGCCGGTATTCTGCCTTGCGCGAAAGCTTCAAAACCGTCAATCGGGACATGCCGATCATGAAAG from Gammaproteobacteria bacterium encodes the following:
- the queF gene encoding NADPH-dependent 7-cyano-7-deazaguanine reductase QueF; amino-acid sequence: MSDSQMPELLLGKPTHYDQDYSPDLLVSVPRQQQRATLKHVAPFGYDVWNAYEVSWLTPNGLPVVRLARLIFPAESRALIESKSLKLYLNSFNMTTFSSDQDVRETIRNDLSKAVEAPVDVQLFGLNALSEWAVGAPQGICLDTLETNCHHYAYRPEILQTAPRGDWNEETLFSHLLRSNCLVTGQPDWATVHIVYTGYRIEHTSLLQYLVSYRQHREFHEHCVERIFSDIWTLGGIDKLVVRAQYTRRGGLDINPVRSSQPIPITFSRWIRQ
- a CDS encoding methyltransferase domain-containing protein, with protein sequence MAINPQLIETLRKDRTIVRTLCGVEMRFQTTWGLFSPRQIDEGSAMLLDQVQVAEDAHIADLGCGYGALGLTLAKRAPQGRAVLLDKDFVAVKYAQKNAELNRLTNVDVRLSNGFEAVAPDEKFDLIVSNLPAKVGNELLTIFVYDAYQALKPNGTLVVVTIAGLAKYIKRQFVEQFGNYKKLKQGKTYTVARAIKDLS
- a CDS encoding DUF423 domain-containing protein, producing MKWQRTAAAVLGFLGVLLGAFGAHRLKSIVPADALEIWKTAVFYHLVHAPVLLWQTRYDSRFARWTFLCLFAGVLLFSGSLYWLVWSGIRFWGWLTPFGGVLMLVGWGMLAWQSFHVKV
- a CDS encoding MFS transporter, translating into MSIERIRNQGTMFGHPKALFLLFGTEMWERFSYYAMRAILVLYLTTKVQEGGLGWSSADALNLYGIFTGLVYLTPLIGGWLADQYLGQRKAIIIGGFMMAIGQFLLGTPHAWVPGKEVEVFYAGLAFLIAGNGLFKPNISTMVGDLYEEGDHRRDGAFTIFYMGINLGAFLSGIVVGSVVEAFDGNWQAGFICAGIGMVLSLLIQMLFARKLLGPIGIEPAAKRSQRESNSDKFEPLTKVEFDRIKVIFIMGVFTIIFWAGFEQAGGLMNLYTNKFTDRTIDALAFEVPTTWFQSLNPFFIFTFAPLFAWFWGKLGDKEPSSPVKFGFGLFLLGVGFLFMIGAVLEQGGDPSVKTSMGWLVAAYFFHTMGELCLSPIGLSMVTKLAPLRLASVLMGVWFVFTGLANYVAGFVGSLVGVGHGAEVSEAQMIENAMAIFAGIAITAIVSAIIMWLISPMLIRWMHGAESGVHEETEQGALKKELEGSENL
- a CDS encoding DUF1820 family protein, with amino-acid sequence MSKGPVYRITFINQGQVYEIYAREVHQSNLWGFLEVEKLLFGQSSSLVVDPGEEKLKAEFDGVERTYIPMHSVVRIDEVARQGTPKINEIKGDKITPFPMMMQPKKDV
- the greB gene encoding transcription elongation factor GreB; amino-acid sequence: MNTDYITPEGYKKLSQELEHLWRVERPEWTQRVSDAAAEGDRSENAEYIYSKKKLREIDRRIRYLQKRLDALRIVDRLPNDQSRIYFGAWVKIEDEAGKSAWYRLVGRDEADASCGYISIHSPLARALLGKCIGSEVTFVAAGQTKWVEVLDIRYTGPNPPESSIAIDDNA
- a CDS encoding alpha-ketoglutarate-dependent dioxygenase AlkB, which translates into the protein MKDSLDGEHEPVVWRCPIPGVSAVLLCENWLVPERAWHLLFWLRYHVDWQQLPVRVFGRRYWQPRLCAFVGRSETLSYQYSGLTLQAQPWPMPIAQLAEQLYADCAISFNACLLNLYRHGEDRMGMHSDNEPELGSAPHIAIVSLGGDRFLKMKHRRSGQSVRISLPHGSLLWMRPPCQRDWQHGIGRQARAKPRISLTFRTIIDEIGDER
- a CDS encoding acryloyl-CoA reductase — protein: MKVEAVRVVSQTPGQAAMVTQIDRDSIGAGEVLIKVHYSGINYKDALAVTGRGKIARRLPLVAGIDLAGEIVASDDPDYAPGTLVLANGCGLGETHDGGFAEFARLPSDWVIPLPEGLSLREAMILGTAGFTAALALHRMEVNGQNPAMGPLVVTGATGGVGAFAARLAMKAGYEVVAVSGRVPLHDWLRRLGITQVVTPEALSLSDAPLQTARFGGVIDNVGGPLLAKLISSVQLWGNVASIGLAASAELSTTVFPFILRGVSLLGVSSANCPMVLRRALWERLAEDWKLDNLEQHVVKEVSLAEVPEAAEQLLARKLKGRVLVRVTPSQ